The following DNA comes from Acidobacteriota bacterium.
CCTGAATGCAGGGTTAAACACAGTTGTGACACTGATTGGCTGGCAACTTTGGCGACACGGCGTGATCCAATTTCGGTCTGACTTCGGATTTGGCGCGCTGGCTGATGTGTTTGTGTTGCTGATGGTGATGGATTTCTTAATGTACGCACTGCATCGCCTTGCCCATCACCAGTGGCTCTACCCGGTACTCCATCAACTCCACCACCGTTACGAACGACTCCGCCCGCTGACACTTTTCGCTTTGAATCCAATTGAAAATCTTGGGTTTGGAACGCTTTGGCTGACGGTCATCACGGTGTATCCAGTTTCCTGGGTGGGGATGTCAATCTATTTGGGATTAAATGTGGCCTTTGGCACGATTGGTCATTTGGGTGTTGAGCCAGTGCCAGGTGGGTGGGCGCGGAAACCAGTGTTGAACGCCATCGCCGGTAGCTCGTTTCATGCCCAGCACCATCAGGATATCAAGTACAACTTTGGTTTTTATACGCTGATTTGGGATCGCTTCTTTGGAACAATACAACCTCATTATCAGCTCAAATATGGCCAGGTTCCAACCGTGGAAATCAACAAGGGGTGAGTCTGGCACAGGCAATCAGTTCTTGTAGAAAATAGTTAAGTGCTTCAATAAAACAAACTTAGTAACCCAATACCTGAATTCACTACACCCCGATCTTCTCAATTCCTCATGAAATCTTCTCTTCCTCCAATTTCACAAACCAAAGACACCATTCGAGTCATCCTGATTGGCGCGGGCAATGGTGGAAAATCGCTGCTGGAGATTTTTTCAGACGACCCGATGATTGCGGTTGTCGGAGTTGCGGACAAAGACGAACACGCGAGTGGATTCCGCTATGCCCAGGAGTTGAAACTCCCAGTCACGACCAATTATCGGAAACTCGTGGCGACCACACCGGCTGATATCATTATCAATGTCACCGGAGACTCTGAAATCAGCCGGGAACTGTACACTTTAAAACCAGAACGGACCGAACTGATCGGTGGGACAACTGCCCGGTTGATCTGTGAATTGATTTGGACAAAGAAGCAATCCCAGGCCCTGGAGGAAAAATATCAGCTTGCACTCCGTGAACTGGAAGCCTATGCCGAAACAGAGTTTATTATCGGCAATTCCCCGCAAATGAAAGAAGTTTCCCGCCTGATTACCCAGGTGGCACCAACCCCGACCACGGTTTTGATAAGCGGCGAAAGTGGGACGGGGAAGGAACTCGTCGCTCGGGCCATTCACCGGTATAGTTTGCGGTCGTCAAAGGTTCTGGTCACGCTCAACTGCACCGCCCTTCCACCAACCCTGCTCGAAAGTGAATTGTTTGGCTACAAGCGC
Coding sequences within:
- a CDS encoding sterol desaturase family protein; translated protein: MLEWLIHWLQTASWLAASLVFLVENLVILGLVIVVGNWMVVFFQDRPVALPPLPLTCAEVAMALLNAGLNTVVTLIGWQLWRHGVIQFRSDFGFGALADVFVLLMVMDFLMYALHRLAHHQWLYPVLHQLHHRYERLRPLTLFALNPIENLGFGTLWLTVITVYPVSWVGMSIYLGLNVAFGTIGHLGVEPVPGGWARKPVLNAIAGSSFHAQHHQDIKYNFGFYTLIWDRFFGTIQPHYQLKYGQVPTVEINKG